One window of the Shewanella khirikhana genome contains the following:
- a CDS encoding RnfH family protein, translating into MASDNEKFGVDVIYALPERQKIVHVMIAPGTSFIEAVRQSNIASFFPDLELDKVKLGSFSRLVKHDDEVLPGNRIEIYRPLIADPKDVRRLRAEKAKEEGRANKITGAKL; encoded by the coding sequence ATGGCCAGTGATAATGAAAAGTTTGGTGTAGATGTGATTTACGCCCTGCCGGAGCGGCAAAAAATTGTGCATGTGATGATTGCGCCTGGCACCAGCTTTATCGAGGCGGTGCGCCAGAGCAATATCGCCAGCTTCTTTCCTGATCTCGAACTCGACAAGGTCAAGCTTGGCAGTTTCAGCCGTTTGGTGAAGCACGATGATGAGGTGCTGCCCGGTAACCGGATTGAGATTTACCGGCCGCTGATTGCCGATCCTAAGGATGTTCGCCGTCTGCGGGCCGAAAAAGCCAAAGAAGAAGGGCGCGCCAATAAGATAACCGGCGCCAAGCTGTGA
- a CDS encoding outer membrane protein assembly factor BamE: MLIKKHSLTLLGAAALSLSLSGCSVFDWLVYKPDIPQGNYMEPQQVEKLRIEMTKEQAEYVLGRPVLRDSFADNTWYYVYHFKSGRDASIIHKELVLHFENDRLAKVSGDYELSTEFNTPLEQSKLPTVTAGDDQPLVPEQRGDSKPLVEEGQNDPKAIRKF; encoded by the coding sequence ATGTTGATTAAGAAGCATAGTCTCACCCTGCTGGGGGCCGCAGCCCTCTCATTATCTCTGTCTGGCTGCAGTGTTTTCGATTGGCTGGTGTACAAGCCTGACATCCCTCAGGGCAACTACATGGAGCCACAACAGGTAGAAAAGCTGCGTATTGAGATGACCAAGGAGCAGGCGGAATACGTGCTGGGCCGTCCGGTACTCAGAGACAGCTTCGCCGACAACACCTGGTATTATGTGTACCACTTCAAGAGTGGCCGCGATGCCAGCATCATCCACAAAGAGCTGGTGCTGCACTTTGAAAACGATCGTCTCGCCAAAGTGAGCGGCGATTATGAGCTGTCAACCGAGTTCAATACGCCGCTTGAGCAAAGCAAGCTGCCAACCGTTACCGCCGGTGACGACCAGCCGCTGGTACCCGAGCAGCGCGGCGACAGCAAGCCACTGGTTGAAGAAGGCCAGAACGATCCCAAGGCTATCCGCAAGTTCTAA
- a CDS encoding PepSY-associated TM helix domain-containing protein yields MPRFDDRDNEATVSNRFWFQLHGWFSLPVWLVFTFVCITGTIAVVSHELTWLTNPEARATNPQGVPPKPIAELVDVVVGEYPSADVTNVLVFEPYLVTAVVFTDHDKPHAIAYVNQYTGEIQELNLGLSFIDFMRSLHGWLLFPWHTNYSIGYYIVSAMAIVMLGALITGLVIYKNFWRSFTQPKLRFHQGKKTILADLHRLAGVWSIWFLIVMSVTGLWYLIQAVLWHAEVDIEPHAPLIAASQLPMQKQSPEVSLADAMQLAYQHFPQFQPSYVALPEHTRDMYHLSGGGGELLFDGYSYSLSINPWTGEISHTQSPETMTPLQTLSHIADPLHFGTFGGLWTKLIWFVFGLLISGMSITGFMMWGSRVVKSIRKPDAVEAIYAD; encoded by the coding sequence ATGCCACGCTTTGACGATAGGGATAATGAGGCGACGGTGAGCAATCGATTCTGGTTCCAGTTACATGGTTGGTTTTCGTTGCCAGTCTGGTTGGTATTCACCTTTGTATGCATAACGGGAACCATTGCCGTGGTAAGTCATGAATTGACCTGGCTGACCAACCCTGAGGCGCGGGCCACAAATCCACAGGGTGTCCCGCCCAAGCCGATTGCAGAACTGGTTGATGTTGTTGTTGGCGAATACCCAAGCGCGGATGTGACAAACGTGCTGGTCTTCGAGCCGTATCTGGTCACCGCAGTCGTGTTCACAGACCATGACAAACCGCATGCTATTGCTTACGTCAATCAATATACAGGCGAAATTCAAGAGCTTAATCTTGGGCTCTCTTTCATTGATTTCATGCGCAGCTTACACGGATGGCTGCTGTTTCCCTGGCATACCAACTACAGCATTGGCTATTACATAGTCTCTGCCATGGCTATTGTGATGCTGGGAGCGCTGATCACCGGCCTGGTGATTTACAAAAATTTCTGGCGCAGCTTTACCCAGCCGAAACTGCGGTTTCATCAAGGGAAGAAGACCATATTGGCTGACCTTCATCGCTTGGCCGGTGTCTGGTCTATCTGGTTCCTCATTGTAATGAGCGTCACAGGCCTGTGGTATCTCATCCAAGCCGTGCTATGGCATGCAGAGGTTGATATTGAGCCCCATGCCCCCCTGATTGCAGCCAGCCAGCTTCCAATGCAAAAGCAGTCCCCCGAGGTCAGCCTCGCAGACGCCATGCAACTTGCCTATCAGCATTTTCCTCAGTTTCAGCCAAGCTATGTTGCTTTGCCGGAACATACCCGGGATATGTATCACCTCAGCGGTGGCGGAGGAGAACTCTTATTTGATGGCTATTCCTACAGCCTTAGCATCAATCCCTGGACAGGCGAGATCAGCCATACACAATCCCCTGAAACGATGACTCCCCTTCAAACCCTGAGCCACATTGCAGACCCACTGCATTTTGGCACCTTTGGCGGGCTTTGGACCAAACTCATCTGGTTTGTGTTCGGCTTATTGATTTCCGGCATGTCGATTACCGGCTTTATGATGTGGGGAAGTCGCGTCGTCAAATCAATCAGGAAACCGGACGCGGTGGAGGCAATTTATGCAGACTGA
- a CDS encoding SAM-dependent methyltransferase translates to MASLVCVGTGIGLAGQISVRAKSHIEHADIVFSLMPDGFAQRYLEGLNANVVNLQQFYAQGDEIKSRRLTYEQMTQAMVEAAQSGKRVVGAFYGHPGVFACVPHMAIRRCKEAGIEAWMEPGISAEDCLWADLGIDPAQSGHQSFEASQFMFFRHQPDPCCHLLLWQIALAGENTLTQFHTSRDRLQVLVRQLSQWYPLEHEIILYEAAFLPVHQPRISRLALQDLPDAEMNPATTLLVPPARKLEHNLEVLAMLGLTPADLA, encoded by the coding sequence TTGGCTAGCTTGGTGTGTGTAGGAACAGGGATTGGCCTTGCGGGGCAAATCAGTGTGCGGGCCAAAAGCCATATAGAACATGCTGATATCGTATTCAGCCTGATGCCCGATGGCTTTGCTCAGCGCTACCTTGAAGGGCTCAATGCCAATGTGGTCAATCTGCAGCAATTTTATGCCCAGGGCGATGAAATAAAGAGTCGTCGCCTGACGTACGAGCAGATGACCCAGGCCATGGTTGAAGCGGCCCAGAGTGGCAAGAGAGTGGTGGGGGCCTTTTATGGTCACCCCGGCGTTTTTGCCTGTGTGCCCCATATGGCGATCCGCCGCTGCAAGGAGGCGGGTATCGAGGCCTGGATGGAGCCTGGTATTTCGGCCGAAGATTGCCTGTGGGCCGATTTGGGCATAGACCCGGCGCAGAGTGGTCATCAGAGCTTTGAAGCCAGCCAGTTTATGTTTTTTCGCCATCAGCCAGACCCCTGTTGCCACTTACTGCTGTGGCAAATTGCTCTGGCGGGGGAAAACACCCTGACCCAGTTTCACACCAGTCGCGACCGACTGCAGGTATTGGTGAGACAGCTCAGCCAGTGGTATCCACTTGAGCACGAGATTATTTTGTATGAAGCGGCATTTTTGCCTGTTCATCAGCCACGGATTAGCAGGCTGGCGCTGCAAGACTTGCCGGACGCTGAGATGAATCCAGCCACTACTTTATTGGTGCCACCGGCACGAAAGCTTGAGCACAATCTTGAGGTGCTGGCCATGCTGGGGCTGACGCCAGCAGATCTGGCTTGA
- a CDS encoding helix-turn-helix domain-containing protein gives MQHAFQIEYFRGAKPQRLSNVVLFSPSLLLIERGSKGLHWQGQRVDLGAKLLLAGHSRQQLTFENMPLAQGFKSQMLLFFVHPEPELLALSRASASLTPWFGQTKGLRASLSFLTSMDKQAFSLDAQQQFVFGLYQQLAELGVLHWMFPSGEVTVAQRVAELAAQQPAHNALFALCCQRLGMSRATLLRHLKADQLRFRDIVAQVRMNHAISLMQRGERQLERLSDACGYQSLPRFQARFEGQFGLSVSEYMATLS, from the coding sequence ATGCAGCACGCGTTTCAAATCGAGTACTTTCGGGGCGCCAAACCCCAGCGGCTCAGTAATGTGGTGCTGTTTTCCCCTTCGCTGCTGCTGATTGAACGTGGCTCAAAAGGACTGCATTGGCAGGGGCAGCGGGTAGATTTGGGGGCCAAATTGCTGCTGGCTGGCCACAGCCGTCAGCAGCTGACCTTCGAAAACATGCCGTTGGCTCAGGGATTTAAGTCCCAGATGCTGCTCTTTTTCGTTCATCCTGAGCCGGAGCTGTTGGCTCTGAGCCGCGCGTCGGCAAGCCTGACGCCCTGGTTTGGGCAAACCAAGGGCCTTAGGGCCAGCCTGAGTTTCCTCACCAGCATGGATAAACAGGCCTTCAGCCTTGATGCTCAGCAGCAGTTTGTATTTGGGCTTTACCAACAGCTAGCAGAGCTTGGGGTGCTGCATTGGATGTTTCCTTCGGGGGAGGTGACTGTGGCGCAGCGGGTGGCCGAACTTGCGGCCCAGCAGCCTGCCCATAATGCGCTTTTTGCGCTTTGCTGCCAGCGACTTGGTATGAGCCGGGCCACTTTGCTTCGGCATCTTAAAGCAGACCAACTGCGCTTTCGCGATATAGTCGCCCAAGTGCGGATGAACCATGCGATTTCGCTGATGCAGCGCGGCGAGCGGCAGCTTGAGCGCTTAAGCGATGCCTGTGGTTATCAATCGTTGCCACGTTTTCAGGCCCGTTTCGAAGGCCAATTCGGATTGTCGGTGTCTGAGTACATGGCGACCTTGTCATAG
- a CDS encoding nuclease-related domain-containing protein, whose translation MILKDKQLTGSDNPMIAAGEKQESSVAFFLRRAFKDHPDVMVFNDLQLSHNGESAQIDHLIVYTFGFILIESKSITGEVKVNSHQEWSRSWQGKWQGIASPIKQVELQTSLLQQLLIDNRANILPKFLMLQQGFGGRCWHSVCAISSNAIIEREAIPKDISKRLVKSEFLVDKLLEIMNLKGTLSQLINVLDTRPAFNKNELAAICDFLLKESGSPVESNIKENIAAYAASESTALNQSAVVLSPLTQLQITCKHCDSPAQLQPNWGQYGYYVKCGHCSGNTPMKRPCPSCQSKETKVSKRGNDYNLNCNQCGDKTALRFC comes from the coding sequence GTGATCCTTAAAGACAAGCAGTTAACAGGCAGCGACAATCCAATGATTGCTGCCGGAGAAAAGCAGGAATCAAGTGTCGCATTTTTCCTCCGCCGTGCATTCAAAGACCATCCCGATGTCATGGTGTTTAATGATTTGCAGCTCAGCCATAATGGCGAATCTGCCCAAATTGACCATCTGATTGTGTACACTTTTGGCTTTATTCTGATTGAATCTAAAAGCATTACCGGTGAAGTTAAAGTAAACAGCCATCAGGAGTGGAGCCGCAGTTGGCAAGGAAAATGGCAAGGCATAGCCTCACCCATTAAACAGGTAGAGTTGCAAACCAGCTTACTTCAGCAACTTCTTATCGATAACAGAGCGAATATCCTGCCTAAATTTTTGATGCTGCAGCAAGGATTCGGAGGACGCTGCTGGCACAGCGTTTGTGCAATATCCAGCAATGCCATTATCGAAAGAGAAGCAATTCCAAAAGACATTTCTAAACGCTTGGTAAAATCAGAATTTCTGGTCGATAAGTTACTCGAGATCATGAATCTAAAAGGCACTCTCAGCCAATTAATCAACGTCCTCGATACCAGACCTGCCTTTAACAAAAATGAGCTTGCAGCTATATGCGACTTTTTGCTTAAAGAAAGTGGAAGTCCCGTAGAGTCCAACATCAAAGAAAACATTGCGGCCTATGCGGCATCAGAGTCGACAGCGCTCAATCAGTCAGCAGTAGTTTTGTCTCCACTAACCCAACTACAGATAACTTGTAAACACTGTGACTCCCCAGCTCAATTACAACCCAACTGGGGCCAATACGGCTACTACGTTAAATGTGGCCATTGCAGTGGCAATACCCCGATGAAACGCCCTTGTCCCAGTTGCCAAAGTAAAGAAACCAAGGTGAGTAAACGTGGCAACGATTACAATCTGAACTGCAACCAGTGCGGTGATAAAACGGCGCTACGGTTTTGTTGA
- the smpB gene encoding SsrA-binding protein SmpB has translation MVKKNSKKAAQPATIARNKRATFEYKFDEKFEAGLSLMGWEVKSIRAGKINISESYVMLKNGEAFLHHCHITPLHAASTHVVCDPTRPRKLLLNRRELDRLAGLVERQGYAIVPISMYWRKGAWVKVEIGLGKGKKAHDKRDDIKQRDWDIEKARVMKNK, from the coding sequence ATGGTAAAGAAAAACTCCAAAAAGGCCGCCCAGCCGGCCACGATCGCCCGCAATAAGCGCGCGACCTTCGAATACAAATTCGATGAAAAATTCGAGGCAGGCCTGTCCCTGATGGGATGGGAGGTGAAGTCTATCCGCGCCGGAAAAATCAACATCTCTGAAAGCTACGTGATGCTGAAAAACGGTGAAGCCTTCCTGCACCACTGCCATATCACCCCACTGCACGCCGCCTCCACTCACGTGGTGTGCGACCCTACCCGCCCGCGCAAGCTGCTGCTTAACCGTCGCGAGCTCGACCGGCTGGCCGGTTTGGTAGAGCGCCAGGGCTATGCCATCGTGCCTATCTCCATGTACTGGCGCAAAGGCGCCTGGGTAAAGGTAGAGATTGGTCTGGGTAAAGGTAAAAAAGCCCACGACAAGCGCGATGACATCAAGCAGCGCGATTGGGATATTGAAAAAGCCCGGGTGATGAAGAACAAATAA
- a CDS encoding YbhB/YbcL family Raf kinase inhibitor-like protein: MKLFPLIGSLLVAASVHTQAMELSSPDIKEGHFMAKTFEYQGFGCSGDNLSPALSWSDIPEGTKSFAITVFDPDAPTGSGWWHWAVVDIPLKVTAIARGQKMDALGAKTLGNDYGEPRFGGACPPPGHGMHRYQFTVWALPVETLQLPADPSLALLGYQLGAQALGKATITATYSR, from the coding sequence ATGAAATTATTCCCGCTTATCGGCAGCCTGTTAGTTGCAGCCAGTGTACATACTCAGGCTATGGAGCTTTCAAGCCCGGATATCAAAGAAGGGCACTTTATGGCCAAAACGTTTGAGTATCAGGGCTTTGGTTGCAGTGGTGACAACCTGTCGCCCGCCCTCAGCTGGTCAGATATTCCCGAAGGCACCAAGAGCTTTGCCATTACTGTATTCGATCCTGATGCGCCTACCGGCAGTGGTTGGTGGCATTGGGCGGTGGTAGATATTCCGCTGAAAGTCACGGCCATCGCCCGCGGCCAGAAGATGGACGCCCTGGGGGCCAAAACCCTTGGCAATGATTATGGCGAGCCCCGATTTGGCGGCGCGTGCCCACCGCCAGGCCATGGGATGCACAGATACCAGTTTACTGTGTGGGCCTTGCCGGTAGAGACGCTGCAACTGCCCGCGGACCCCAGCCTGGCGTTGCTTGGCTACCAGCTGGGTGCTCAGGCGCTTGGCAAGGCGACCATCACAGCAACATATTCACGCTGA
- a CDS encoding DUF3297 family protein codes for MTDTKVPPALPDRLSINPRSPHHVAEVFEFNVGIRINGKERFDVEEYCISEGWIKVASHKALDRRGQPLLMTIKGEVEAFYK; via the coding sequence ATGACCGATACCAAAGTACCGCCAGCCCTGCCAGACCGCCTGTCCATCAACCCACGCAGCCCACACCATGTGGCCGAAGTGTTTGAATTTAATGTGGGTATCCGCATCAATGGCAAAGAGCGTTTTGACGTTGAAGAATACTGCATCAGCGAAGGCTGGATTAAAGTGGCTTCTCACAAGGCTCTCGATCGCCGCGGCCAGCCACTGCTGATGACCATCAAAGGCGAAGTGGAAGCCTTCTACAAGTAA
- a CDS encoding SRPBCC family protein, whose product MPKVSRSVLVRFSAQQMYDLVNDVESYKEFLPGCVGGKVISFDGQTMVASVDVSKAGIARTFTTRNQVVPGKHIALVLENGPFKHLQGEWRFTELTEDASKVDFELDFEFSSGLADLAFGKVFKELVSSMVTAFTSRAKVVYGQ is encoded by the coding sequence ATGCCCAAGGTGTCCCGAAGCGTGCTGGTGCGATTCAGTGCCCAGCAAATGTACGATCTGGTCAACGATGTCGAGTCCTACAAGGAGTTCCTGCCCGGCTGTGTGGGCGGCAAGGTGATTTCTTTTGATGGCCAAACCATGGTGGCTTCGGTGGATGTGAGCAAAGCAGGCATTGCCCGCACCTTTACCACCCGTAATCAGGTGGTGCCGGGCAAGCACATTGCGCTGGTGCTGGAAAATGGCCCCTTTAAACACCTGCAGGGCGAATGGCGCTTTACTGAGCTTACCGAGGATGCCAGCAAGGTGGATTTTGAACTGGATTTTGAATTCTCAAGTGGCCTGGCAGATTTAGCATTTGGTAAGGTATTCAAAGAGTTGGTTTCATCCATGGTAACGGCGTTTACCAGTCGGGCGAAGGTAGTGTATGGCCAGTGA
- a CDS encoding TonB-dependent siderophore receptor: protein MKGRITLLGSSIALALTSATAVSHAQEASTASQATDIERLVIYSQGYRTTGSKSRLSPIESPMSYEVYDAELLKLRQADSVNEALRYVAGITPENRPTTTIFDQYTIRGFQSYRNYYDGLPLQYNGLWNLVPQVDAFATDSIEVLKGPTSVLYGSAPPGGMVNQVAKQPLGSEQTLLRSRLGTNQMLELGVDHNGVATDSIDYRIVALGRQRDGQMETTEEQRWFVAPSLTWRVAERTSLNLNLYYQQDPSMIPSTPLPSVGTLVDASYGKLNANAYAGDRNWGKMDRDMLLAGYKLNHEFSDNLSFLQNLRYTKGEGLQRNTYNSGLSDGDRLLARNAYFTDEAIEGLAVDNQLAWTISTGVLAHKLLFGIDYQYQDSDINYGDTLGTDTPAIDLGAPDHNLIRPEQLPVGTYTERHDIKQRQLGFYLQDEITWDALTILANLRHDSYDSTDAATKLYLGEGGFEEAKTDQNELTGRIAAIYRFDNGISPYVSFAQSYEPTTGRDSISGDVFKPTTASQWETGLKYASGDGRTQLTLALFDITQQDLVVNTPDWMRYTQAGELNSRGFEFAFRTRIGDFMSLDGSYNQQDVEFTENQLDPALVGKTPEWVADRQASLWATFYVTESLDLSTGVRHVGDSMLDDHNTGTVPGYTLVDVAASWRLGDSYRLGLTVSNLTDKRYVGACSGVNNCWMGAERSVELGLEVDL, encoded by the coding sequence ATGAAAGGAAGAATCACGCTGCTGGGGTCCTCCATCGCTCTGGCGCTCACATCAGCGACTGCAGTTTCCCACGCGCAGGAAGCGTCCACAGCATCACAGGCAACCGATATTGAACGCCTGGTTATCTACTCTCAGGGCTACAGAACCACGGGCAGTAAGTCTCGCTTGAGCCCCATTGAGTCCCCCATGAGTTATGAGGTCTATGACGCCGAATTGCTGAAACTGCGTCAGGCCGACAGCGTCAACGAGGCGCTGCGCTATGTAGCTGGTATTACACCGGAAAACCGCCCAACCACCACCATTTTTGATCAGTACACCATTCGTGGTTTCCAGAGCTATCGTAACTATTATGATGGCCTGCCATTGCAATATAACGGTCTGTGGAATCTGGTGCCCCAGGTAGATGCCTTCGCCACCGACAGCATCGAAGTCCTTAAGGGGCCGACCTCGGTACTTTATGGCTCTGCCCCGCCGGGCGGCATGGTCAACCAGGTGGCAAAACAGCCGCTGGGCAGCGAACAAACATTGCTGCGCTCGCGGCTCGGAACCAATCAGATGCTGGAACTTGGCGTTGACCATAACGGTGTGGCAACCGACAGTATCGACTACCGGATTGTAGCCCTTGGCCGTCAGCGTGATGGCCAGATGGAAACCACCGAAGAGCAGCGCTGGTTTGTAGCCCCCTCACTCACCTGGCGGGTCGCCGAGCGCACCAGTTTGAATCTGAATCTGTATTATCAGCAGGATCCGTCAATGATCCCATCGACGCCTTTGCCATCGGTGGGCACCCTGGTTGACGCCAGTTACGGCAAGCTGAATGCAAATGCCTACGCCGGCGACCGCAACTGGGGCAAGATGGACAGGGATATGCTGTTGGCGGGCTACAAGCTCAACCACGAGTTTTCGGATAACCTCAGTTTTCTGCAAAACCTCAGATACACCAAGGGTGAGGGATTACAGCGCAATACCTACAATTCCGGGCTGAGCGATGGCGATCGCCTGCTGGCACGCAATGCCTATTTCACCGATGAGGCCATTGAGGGGCTGGCGGTTGATAATCAGCTTGCATGGACTATCAGCACCGGAGTGCTGGCGCATAAACTGCTGTTTGGTATCGACTATCAATATCAGGATTCCGATATCAACTACGGCGATACCCTGGGCACCGACACCCCGGCAATTGATTTGGGCGCCCCGGATCACAACCTAATTCGCCCAGAGCAGTTACCGGTTGGCACCTATACCGAGCGCCACGATATCAAACAACGTCAGCTCGGTTTTTATCTGCAGGATGAAATCACCTGGGATGCGTTAACTATTCTGGCCAACCTGCGCCATGACAGCTATGACAGCACAGATGCCGCAACCAAGCTGTATTTGGGCGAAGGTGGTTTTGAAGAAGCCAAAACGGACCAAAATGAACTGACCGGCCGGATTGCCGCTATCTACCGCTTCGACAATGGCATTTCACCCTATGTGAGTTTTGCCCAGTCCTATGAGCCCACCACGGGCCGGGACAGCATCAGCGGCGATGTATTCAAGCCCACTACCGCAAGCCAGTGGGAAACCGGTCTTAAGTACGCCAGCGGCGATGGCAGAACCCAGTTGACACTGGCCCTGTTTGACATCACCCAACAGGATCTGGTGGTCAATACTCCCGACTGGATGCGATACACTCAGGCGGGAGAGCTGAACTCCCGTGGTTTTGAATTTGCGTTCCGCACTCGTATTGGTGACTTTATGTCGCTGGACGGCAGTTACAACCAGCAGGATGTTGAGTTTACTGAAAATCAACTCGATCCCGCCTTGGTAGGAAAGACACCCGAGTGGGTCGCCGACAGGCAGGCTTCGCTGTGGGCAACGTTTTATGTCACAGAGAGTCTGGATCTGAGCACAGGTGTACGCCATGTGGGCGACAGTATGCTGGATGACCACAATACCGGCACTGTGCCCGGTTATACCCTGGTTGATGTGGCAGCCTCCTGGCGTTTGGGGGACAGCTATCGTTTGGGGCTCACTGTCAGCAACCTCACCGACAAGCGCTATGTGGGCGCATGCAGTGGTGTAAACAACTGCTGGATGGGCGCCGAGCGCAGTGTTGAGCTGGGCCTGGAGGTTGACCTCTGA
- a CDS encoding GGDEF domain-containing protein translates to MTVDESLAQIEESLRTSPETAIKELRLLDKGNLSEQQQLKYATLVGIYHIFTADYQSAQKSLEEVLPQITSTPERVKVLGYLATVRLILKQFPESMQAISDMLSQISSINDKDIQRNAYIRLASLYYQMSLFEQVGVYAEKALNLAPDDAVTDICYSYLYIAASLMEAGKITRAVSAFDETRDYCETNKLPLIATMATKGLGWTYLRDNQVKKAIGPLQQALDKYREFGFELEIASTQSLLAQAYLDAGEWDNAGAAADEAIDNAAADDTSLRGAWKVLAAVYARNGDFKGAFEAQQKEAEYSTRLIDETKAREMAYQAAKFNFEEQRREISLLNSERDGYLVRQETISREHSGSLMASTVLLGMCLFLSLFLAAGLSQRNRFMRLAQRDGLTGAFNRATGQEKGENALVRCMARGEDAAMILMDLDKFKSINDECGHATGDWALKKVVEVIRPELKSEHILCRFGGEEFMIVLPGCSGQEAAEIAEACRRAIANVDTHYSGNRFILNASFGVTSLDERDLSLDPMLRRADKSLYCAKHLGRNMVVWDQERYPPVSAGAAVSRPADEPKAQNASDSAGPAQASVPQTDPVTAEANNASATNNTTVATSGDKPTAVAN, encoded by the coding sequence ATGACAGTCGATGAGTCTTTAGCTCAAATCGAAGAATCACTCAGAACCTCGCCTGAAACTGCAATCAAGGAACTGCGGCTGTTAGATAAAGGAAATTTGTCGGAACAGCAGCAGTTAAAGTACGCGACCTTAGTCGGCATCTATCATATTTTTACTGCCGACTATCAGAGCGCCCAAAAATCCCTGGAGGAAGTCTTACCCCAAATCACCAGTACACCGGAAAGAGTGAAAGTTCTGGGTTACCTGGCAACGGTAAGGCTAATTCTCAAGCAATTCCCCGAATCGATGCAGGCTATTAGTGACATGTTGTCACAGATTAGCTCCATCAACGACAAAGACATTCAGCGCAACGCTTATATCCGCCTGGCCAGTCTCTACTATCAAATGAGTTTGTTTGAGCAAGTAGGCGTTTACGCTGAGAAAGCGCTGAACCTGGCGCCTGATGATGCCGTCACCGATATCTGTTATTCCTACCTGTATATCGCAGCCTCGCTGATGGAGGCGGGAAAAATAACCAGAGCGGTTAGCGCATTTGATGAGACTCGCGATTACTGTGAGACCAACAAACTTCCTCTTATCGCCACCATGGCTACCAAAGGGCTGGGCTGGACTTATCTGCGTGACAATCAGGTTAAAAAAGCAATAGGCCCCCTTCAGCAGGCCCTCGATAAATATAGAGAATTTGGTTTTGAGCTTGAAATTGCCAGCACCCAGAGCTTACTGGCGCAAGCCTATCTGGACGCCGGTGAATGGGATAACGCCGGGGCTGCTGCTGATGAGGCGATTGATAACGCTGCCGCAGATGACACATCGCTCCGGGGGGCCTGGAAGGTGTTGGCGGCTGTGTACGCCCGTAATGGCGACTTTAAAGGGGCCTTTGAGGCTCAACAAAAAGAAGCGGAATATTCCACCCGTCTGATTGATGAAACCAAGGCGCGGGAGATGGCCTATCAGGCGGCCAAGTTCAACTTTGAAGAGCAGCGGCGGGAAATCTCCTTGCTAAACAGCGAACGTGACGGTTATCTGGTGCGTCAGGAAACCATTTCCCGCGAGCATTCTGGCTCGCTGATGGCCTCCACTGTGCTGCTGGGGATGTGCCTGTTTTTATCGCTGTTTCTTGCAGCGGGTCTGTCACAGCGGAATCGCTTTATGCGGCTGGCGCAGCGGGATGGATTAACCGGTGCCTTTAACCGCGCCACCGGGCAGGAGAAAGGTGAGAATGCCCTGGTGCGCTGCATGGCCCGAGGCGAAGATGCAGCTATGATCCTGATGGACCTTGATAAATTTAAGTCTATCAACGATGAATGCGGCCATGCCACCGGCGATTGGGCCCTGAAAAAGGTGGTCGAAGTCATTCGTCCTGAGCTTAAGAGCGAGCACATCCTGTGCCGTTTTGGCGGTGAGGAATTTATGATAGTGCTGCCGGGCTGCAGTGGGCAGGAAGCTGCCGAGATTGCCGAAGCCTGCCGTCGCGCGATTGCCAACGTCGACACCCATTACTCGGGTAACCGCTTTATTCTGAACGCCAGTTTTGGGGTGACCAGCTTGGATGAGCGGGACTTAAGCCTCGACCCCATGTTGCGACGGGCCGATAAGTCTCTCTATTGCGCCAAACACCTGGGGCGCAACATGGTCGTGTGGGATCAGGAGCGTTATCCGCCGGTTAGTGCAGGCGCTGCGGTGAGCCGTCCAGCTGACGAGCCAAAGGCTCAAAACGCTTCTGACAGCGCTGGCCCCGCTCAGGCAAGTGTTCCGCAAACTGACCCTGTTACTGCCGAGGCGAATAACGCCAGTGCCACCAATAACACAACAGTGGCGACCTCTGGCGACAAACCCACTGCCGTTGCCAACTAA